A region of the Hylaeus volcanicus isolate JK05 chromosome 5, UHH_iyHylVolc1.0_haploid, whole genome shotgun sequence genome:
AGCGACAACGTCGAACATATCGATGCCGAAGTTCGATGAAACGACGTGTCGAACTATGGTTCATACTTATTTAGGACAAATGTATTTTCCTCGTTAGAACCGCGCAACGATGTaggctttttttctttaggttAGTTCTGACGTACATCCAATTCGCAGAACTCGCCGGCGTTATTGCGCCCGTAGGCATTTTCGGTCGGCGTCACCACACACGCGTGACATCGATCGGTAAACGCCTCCAAGTGCAAAATCATTGCACGCAGCGCATTAAATAATTGGTTTAAAAAGCAACGCGAGTTATGCAATGACGTTGGAACGATTAGACTGGCAAATCGCTTATTGGTTCCTTCACGCGGAGGTCTCCAGAGTAGTCCAGAGATGTTCACTCGGTGTGCGTGTGTGTCTGTGCGTACGTTGTGTCTACAGATACCGTTGTAGGAGTAGGATCGTGTTTATAGCTACAGCTGGGGACTACTCCAAGAATTTTCTGTATTAGTCTCCTAGTAGTGCTATTCAGAtgctacatatttttatatatcgtGATGTAAAttagaaatcaaattttctaaGCTCATTCTCTTTGAAACGTTATTCTCATTTAtatcttatatgtatatatatacacaaactAGGAATACTATACACTAGTTTGTGTTCATATTTTGCAACTGTCAACAgatgttttgtttaaacgcTGTTTCCAGCttaattcgaaaattgttgTCAAATCCGTAGCTCGAGAGATGCTTGTGACTTAGAtttgtgtgtgcgcgcgcgtgcacgtgtgtgtatgtgtgtgtgtgattAAAGCACCGTAACTCCACTTCAGAAATCTAAACAAAACTGGCCATCAAGGTTATCCCGCTACCTAGCGGTCGACCGATAAAGCTCGCGAGCCGTTTCTCCCGCTccgattaaatttattaaaagcacctattcttttttattgcaaatcaATACTCTATTAAGGAGCTTAATTCACCGCAAAGCTTACACGATATCGAGAAAGGCGAGCGTGACCATATTGCATATGTTTTCTAAATGGggttttataaattaagaCGTCACAagtaatgttaatttttatgtttagaGATACTATGGTTAAACGAAGTGGGAGTGTTGTGTGGGAGTATAATGAGTAACTCACCCAGGATTACGCTCTTATCACTTATCCCTCGAACGGTATAACGATAAAAGAATTGTTCACACTTTCGAACCACGATCTTCTTATAATGCTCTTCTTTAATCACAGCATTgactcttttcttttttaatcaaattctcCGTTGAATATTCAACCAAACCGACGAATGAATATCATTAAATCGGTAACATACTTTGACGGTAGCTCCTTGTGATTTACGCAAGAACGCGTGCCACTCGAGAGGAATTCGACGACACTTTTGCTTCGTcggtgaaatttaatatttcctcgCTCTTTGAAACAGCTTATTCCATGAGAACGCTTGCTGCACAATATTGCTCGCTCAAAGAACTGGTTCGAACTGTTTTCGCGACAAATGTTATCTAGCGACATACACAATTAAAAAGCTTCACCTTGATCGTTGATCTAATGGTTGTTTTTCTAAGcgtctattatattattattacacattTTCCGCGAATCAACGTTTTTCAGCATATAATTGCATACATCGACGAACGGTTTTCCTTCCGCTTAATGTTATGATTACATATCGTTACAATCTAATGGACTGCATTTAATGACCCAATAAACCAGTTATCTTTTTTGCAAAATCTTATCACTTTTTCTAATGCGCAAAGGAAGTACAATCAAGGAATGAGGTCATCTTTTCCAAGTCATTACATCAGACGTAAATAaccatttttttctgttacagTGTAAGCATATATTGCATGTTTTGTAACATTATGCCgatgaatatgtattaaaaatgttacaccACATATACTGTATCTTAATCGATtgtgcttttttttaaatgatgaaTCATAAAGCaatgaaaatcaataaattatatgaaatgtGTTTTCattactatatttttcatcgcttAGAGCTATAACTTGGTTCTGTTAGTAAAATAACACTGTGCactatatataacaaataccAACTAAATAATGAAGGTTAATacatgcaaaaataattttaatacaatgaTACAATTTAGTTTACattaaattgcaatataaTCTACAGTTTcatcttcttttatttcactAGAGTCTTCTTTATCTTCTGGTTCGCCGTCATAAATTTTAAGGGGACCTGACTTGGGCTTTCTATGTCTAATTCTGGTATCAGGtttcaactttaatttacgGTTGCGTACTACTGGCCATTCTCGTATCTGTGACAAATATTCAGCTGCCATTTGTGGGCTCTCCAATTTAACCATTGCACCCCTGAAAATTGATGGGTTTTATGAATcctgtttttataaatatatccaAACATcgatacataattatttacacgtaCCTAAGGTTTCCTGAATACggtttcaacattttaatcGTAACACATCCTGGAATAGCTTCTCTCAACTCTTGAATTCTCGTTCCACATTCGATATTTGACACGAACAATCTgtcaaaaagaatttcattctctGTGAATATGGAGATTAAGTAATTGTAATAACGATAAAGCAACAAGTACTTACGTCCTCGTAACTCGTAAATTTTCCTTCACTTCAggaataacaattttcttctggACCACTTTATGCGTGggtttttgtattttcgtaACGGCAGGCGCGATTAATACACGTTTCCCATTTATCAGTACGTTCTTCGAggctttcaaatttttcattttttcctcgtCGTTGGCAAATATCACATAGCAGTGTCTGCTGGACTGTCGAGTGAGCTCCACTTTGAAGTCACCCGTAAATAATTTCGCCACGTCCTCTTCCTTTCGTATCACGTGTGGTAAACGAACGTACAGAGCccttttcttctccttctgGCGTCGTCGCATTTGCTTCGTGGCACGCATTTTACAAGCTTTCTATCTTAATTGGTCTCTTATAAAACAGCTTTGAATACATGAAACATGTTTACGTCGCAACAAGCCACGTTGAGGTTGATCGAGGTAGCGGACGTAGTTTTAGGTTATGTTTATATGGTTTATATCTAAAGCGTGTTTAAGAACCTACAAGAATGCAAGACGCGTGTACAATAGCACGCGCTCATTTGATTCTGCGAAGTGAAGTTCACCGATTGGCCGTTACCAACGAAGAAAGGTCAAAGAGGACAAATTCTACGAATAACCCCGAGACCATGTTCGCGAGAACGAATCGACCAATCCCCGTTCGTTTCTCTCGTTGCAAGGAGCAGCGATTGGTTCGCTCGCATGTCGAACAATGGCGACATCTGGTCGCCGACGCGTGTCTGGTGAAAACGTTTCTCTCGCGAGAAAAGTCACAGATGGCCGTCTGAAATCAACAACCGGTGCATACGAACACGAACGAGCGAAGTGACGCGGTTATGTACGGAAAACAATCGCGTCGTACGCGGAAAACATCTTCAAACATGTAAGAATCCGTAAACGCGAGTGCTGTCGCAGTCgaattttacgtttatttttgttctgcGAGAAGCCAGCGAAAACCGTAACGTCGTTTCCCGAGCCCGTCGTTGCGTTTACGAGTCAGGTTTTGTCGTCGGTGACGTACGGTTTTTTCGGAGCACCGAGGCCAAACACGAATCGACGCACGACGATGAGCGCGAACAACGTGCAGGCACTCTTCGCGTGTTCCAGATGCTTTTCGAGGCATCCGTTCGAGGAGCTTTCCCCGGGACAGCAGTTGTGCAAGGTATCGTTTTCTCGCGTTTTCTGTgctttttctcaatttttccGACACCTTTCGAGCGTCGCTTTTCGCGTTCACGAGACAGGGGGCTAATAATAgaactttcaatttaaatgcGTGTTTCGCGTTGCCACGacgaaaagtttgaaaaagatATCGATGGTTGGTTATAAAATTTATCACACGCGAACCCACCTTTCTTTCATGGTCGAACGTTTTATTCATTGATTGTACATGCTGGTTCCGAAAGTGTGACATAAATATCGTTCCAAAGGTTTCCGTTTGGAAGTTTTAGTTTACTCACGAAACACAGTCCTTCAATTGAAACGAATACTCTTTTACACTCTTGTGTGTTTTATGACATAGCACGAGTAGTGTGTGGACATTGGACTTGGTTAAATGTTAACCTTCTGACTGTGTATGTTATATATCGATTGCATGGAGTAGCAACTTCTTGTTTCGTGCTTTGGTTAGAGAATGgagcagtcaaagggttaacgtgTACAccataaatttctataattgtacgtttttgtttcttcacAAACTTTCACTACATTGTGTTGCATATTTAGGAGTGCAGAGGTGCATTCCCTGTGGTGAAATGTACGTATTGTAGGTCAGAATTCCAGCAAACGATGTAAGCACCCCACTGATACTGCTTTATATTCGTTACGATCTTATCGCTGCATCGACGCCAAATAATTCTGCTTTCCATCTTACAGAAAGGGTAACACGAGTACGATATGTAAAAAGTGTGAGCAGAATGTGAAGTCTTACGGTAAACCGTCGGCCTGCGAGTATTGCAATACCATAGCTGCGTTTATCGGCAGTAAGTGTCAACGTTGTACAAATTCCGAGAAACGGTATGGACCACCAGTCACTTGCGAACAATGCAAACAGAAGTGTGCCTTTGACAGACAGGACGAAGATAAAAAGGTGATATCCTACATAATAATGACCATTACAGTACCTTCTATAAACTATACTAAGATTAGAATTCTAGTCGATAATTCGCCATTCTTCTCGTACTGTTTATGCGCAATGTTAACCAAGTGATTAATGTTTCTGTTGAAGGTCGATGGAAAATTGTTATGTTGGCTGTGTACCCTGTCTTACAAACGAGCGTTGGCGAAAACGAAACAGTCGGACGCGGACAGAAGGGCACACTTGAAACTGGCACAGCAACGGGCGGCGAAACACAAAgaacaaaagtaattatacaaatacgTAATGCCACAAGGTAACTTTGTGCTCAGTAGTCTTAATTCTATTCATCATTATTTCAGTGTCTCTTCGATATAAGATGACCGGGTAACGTTTATTGCGCGAGGTTCCCGCGCGTGTCTCGCGCTCATGTGACTCGTTCTGTTTCAGATTGAAAGGTCACAATAAAAGACCGCACAGAGTGGACGTTACGAAACTACCGCCCCAACCGGAAATCGCGGAGACGAATGGCCCTA
Encoded here:
- the LOC128877012 gene encoding uncharacterized protein LOC128877012, whose product is MRATKQMRRRQKEKKRALYVRLPHVIRKEEDVAKLFTGDFKVELTRQSSRHCYVIFANDEEKMKNLKASKNVLINGKRVLIAPAVTKIQKPTHKVVQKKIVIPEVKENLRVTRTLFVSNIECGTRIQELREAIPGCVTIKMLKPYSGNLRGAMVKLESPQMAAEYLSQIREWPVVRNRKLKLKPDTRIRHRKPKSGPLKIYDGEPEDKEDSSEIKEDETVDYIAI
- the LOC128877011 gene encoding protein FAM76A isoform X1, which encodes MSANNVQALFACSRCFSRHPFEELSPGQQLCKECRGAFPVVKCTYCRSEFQQTIKGNTSTICKKCEQNVKSYGKPSACEYCNTIAAFIGSKCQRCTNSEKRYGPPVTCEQCKQKCAFDRQDEDKKVDGKLLCWLCTLSYKRALAKTKQSDADRRAHLKLAQQRAAKHKEQKLKGHNKRPHRVDVTKLPPQPEIAETNGPTPVKVARMVGAHDPHDPNSSDHVVAVTQLKEKIAHLQKQITIKDGQLLAKDRQITELKAKNFTSETELRNKMKATEKEYENKVSTMQLKISTLLKEVASLSKSSKRGDRLAATKTEAGTNSGSGTDSPVPF
- the LOC128877011 gene encoding protein FAM76A isoform X2, whose translation is MLFEASVRGAFPGTAVVQGVQRCIPCGEIKGNTSTICKKCEQNVKSYGKPSACEYCNTIAAFIGSKCQRCTNSEKRYGPPVTCEQCKQKCAFDRQDEDKKVDGKLLCWLCTLSYKRALAKTKQSDADRRAHLKLAQQRAAKHKEQKLKGHNKRPHRVDVTKLPPQPEIAETNGPTPVKVARMVGAHDPHDPNSSDHVVAVTQLKEKIAHLQKQITIKDGQLLAKDRQITELKAKNFTSETELRNKMKATEKEYENKVSTMQLKISTLLKEVASLSKSSKRGDRLAATKTEAGTNSGSGTDSPVPF